One Sphingobacteruim zhuxiongii DNA window includes the following coding sequences:
- a CDS encoding MotA/TolQ/ExbB proton channel family protein — protein MANAPKTTTAPAKQESGNAGNLFASLAIIICLIIGFLVYKFVMGDPNNFIDNNPENQPKPGNYFGMIYHAGLVVPVLLGLFLMVWVFSIERFIVIGKASGTGNVGNFVRKVQGLLRSGNIDNAIQECDKQKGSVANVIKAGLLKYKDVEAHPGLDTEKSVLAIQKEIEEATTLEMPMLEKNLTVLATLVSIGTLTGLLGTVTGMIKAFSALATGGAPDSAKLANGISEALINTATGIGTSTIAIIFYNILTSKIDTLTYSIDEAGFSIVQTYAANHK, from the coding sequence ATGGCAAACGCACCAAAAACTACAACAGCCCCAGCTAAACAAGAAAGTGGCAATGCGGGTAATTTATTTGCGAGTTTAGCAATTATCATTTGTTTAATCATTGGTTTCTTGGTTTACAAGTTTGTAATGGGTGATCCTAACAACTTTATCGACAACAACCCAGAGAACCAACCAAAACCAGGTAACTATTTCGGTATGATTTACCACGCCGGCTTAGTTGTGCCAGTGCTTTTAGGATTATTCTTAATGGTATGGGTGTTTTCAATCGAGCGTTTCATCGTTATCGGTAAGGCGTCTGGAACTGGAAATGTAGGAAACTTTGTAAGAAAAGTACAAGGTTTATTAAGATCAGGTAACATTGATAATGCGATTCAAGAGTGTGACAAACAAAAAGGTTCTGTTGCAAACGTGATCAAAGCAGGTTTATTAAAATACAAAGATGTTGAAGCTCATCCAGGTTTAGATACTGAAAAATCAGTATTAGCAATCCAAAAAGAGATTGAAGAAGCTACAACTTTAGAGATGCCAATGTTAGAGAAAAACTTAACAGTTCTTGCAACATTAGTATCTATCGGTACATTAACAGGTCTATTAGGAACAGTAACAGGTATGATCAAGGCCTTCTCGGCATTGGCAACAGGTGGTGCTCCAGATTCAGCTAAATTAGCAAACGGTATCTCTGAGGCCTTAATTAATACGGCTACAGGTATCGGTACATCTACTATCGCTATTATTTTCTACAACATCTTAACTTCTAAGATCGATACATTAACTTACTCTATCGACGAGGCTGGTTTCTCAATCGTACAAACATACGCTGCGAACCACAAATAA
- a CDS encoding FAD-dependent oxidoreductase, translating into MDEKTAKNMKDQDVYKLLLAKSKHWPAALQQILKTCQTTKNTVMYHQPVYNGNIPENWYNDRLFLIGDAAHPYGPGGQGMSLAMLDAEALCGLLTQELTAEGKENFQKTRMAIAKSKGESSEERNKPENQISSKWKLTLKGVLMRIYQLINAGKIEL; encoded by the coding sequence ATGGATGAAAAGACAGCGAAAAACATGAAAGACCAAGACGTGTACAAGCTCTTGCTAGCAAAATCAAAACATTGGCCTGCTGCTTTACAACAAATCCTTAAAACCTGTCAAACCACGAAGAACACGGTAATGTACCATCAACCGGTCTACAATGGCAACATACCAGAGAATTGGTATAATGATCGATTGTTTCTAATTGGAGACGCCGCTCACCCCTATGGACCCGGCGGACAGGGCATGAGCTTAGCCATGCTAGATGCGGAAGCCTTGTGTGGTCTACTTACCCAGGAACTAACCGCCGAAGGAAAGGAAAACTTCCAAAAGACACGGATGGCTATTGCAAAATCTAAGGGGGAAAGTTCGGAAGAACGAAATAAACCCGAAAACCAAATATCGAGCAAATGGAAACTCACGTTGAAGGGTGTGTTAATGCGAATATATCAACTAATCAATGCTGGAAAAATCGAATTATAA
- the fabD gene encoding ACP S-malonyltransferase: MKTAYIFPGQGAQFVGMGQDLYNLNEETKALFERANDILGFRITDIMFNGTEEDLKETKVTQPAIFLHSVILAKALGAEFQPAMVAGHSLGEFSALVAAGALTFEDGLRLVAKRANAMQKATEAEPGTMAAILGLEDIIVEEKCAEVDDIVVPANYNCPGQLVISGSVSGVDKACEKLLEAGAKRALKLNVGGAFHSPLMELAKKELQEAILDVEIQVPVCPIYQNVDARPYQDPVAIKENLISQLTGAVRWTQTVQTMLADGAESFIEVGPGAVLQGLVKKVDRQIPTASAKIGE, translated from the coding sequence ATGAAGACAGCTTATATTTTCCCAGGACAGGGAGCTCAGTTTGTTGGCATGGGCCAAGACTTGTATAACTTAAATGAAGAAACGAAAGCCTTGTTCGAAAGAGCTAATGATATTTTAGGTTTCCGTATTACGGATATTATGTTCAATGGAACGGAAGAGGACCTTAAGGAGACAAAAGTTACTCAACCTGCTATTTTCTTGCATTCTGTTATCCTTGCGAAAGCATTAGGAGCGGAGTTTCAACCAGCAATGGTTGCAGGACATTCATTAGGCGAGTTTTCGGCCTTAGTAGCTGCTGGTGCATTGACGTTTGAAGATGGATTGCGCTTAGTAGCAAAACGGGCAAATGCGATGCAAAAAGCAACGGAAGCAGAGCCTGGTACGATGGCTGCAATTTTGGGTTTAGAAGATATTATTGTTGAAGAGAAATGTGCGGAGGTTGATGACATTGTTGTACCGGCAAACTACAATTGCCCAGGTCAGTTGGTTATTTCTGGTTCGGTTTCAGGAGTTGATAAGGCTTGTGAAAAATTGTTAGAAGCAGGTGCTAAACGCGCACTTAAGTTAAATGTAGGTGGCGCATTCCACTCTCCATTAATGGAACTTGCAAAGAAAGAATTACAAGAGGCAATTCTTGATGTTGAGATTCAAGTACCTGTTTGTCCAATTTATCAGAACGTCGATGCACGACCTTATCAAGATCCAGTAGCTATCAAAGAAAACTTAATATCACAATTGACTGGTGCAGTAAGATGGACACAAACCGTTCAAACGATGTTGGCGGATGGTGCAGAGAGCTTTATCGAGGTTGGTCCAGGTGCCGTTCTTCAAGGTCTAGTGAAAAAGGTAGATCGTCAAATCCCTACTGCTTCGGCAAAGATTGGCGAATAG
- a CDS encoding M16 family metallopeptidase, with protein MDHKIFQLENGLRILLHPQVSSITHACLIVDVGSRHEQFGKFGTAHFIEHLLFKKTERRSTNQILNRLESVGGDLNAYTTKEYTCIQASFLNPYLDRALDLFEDIIFHSLFPEDEMEKEKGVILDEMASYLDSPEESIMDDFEDQIFKGSGLGHNILGLEDDLKGIVQDDIKTFISQHYATSKMVIAIAGDYDEKKLLKLANKLFGQVKVHEWDHVREDVSFVGGTQVELQRPINQVHCVLGSTAYSIYDDRKTGLLLLNSLLGGFGMASILNLNIREKYGIAYTIESNYSLYSDTGLFSIYFGTDEEKAEKALKLVHKELNKLKDQPLSESFLLRAKTKFKGQIALAEENRMSMIIAEAKNLLDYDRVISLQEVFDKIDAVTVADIHGISNDLFADDKLSSLTFLPED; from the coding sequence ATGGATCATAAAATTTTCCAGCTTGAAAATGGATTGCGGATATTGTTACATCCTCAAGTTTCGTCAATTACGCATGCTTGTTTGATCGTTGATGTGGGATCACGACATGAGCAATTTGGGAAATTTGGGACCGCGCACTTTATAGAGCATCTTTTATTTAAAAAGACTGAACGTCGTTCAACGAATCAGATTCTAAATCGACTGGAATCGGTTGGAGGAGATTTAAATGCGTATACGACAAAAGAATATACCTGCATACAAGCCTCTTTTTTAAACCCTTATTTAGACAGGGCACTCGATTTATTCGAAGACATTATTTTTCATTCGCTTTTTCCGGAAGATGAAATGGAGAAAGAGAAAGGAGTTATTCTAGACGAGATGGCATCTTATTTAGATAGTCCGGAAGAGTCTATCATGGATGATTTTGAGGATCAGATATTTAAGGGCTCTGGTCTGGGGCATAATATCTTGGGTTTAGAAGATGATTTGAAGGGGATCGTTCAAGACGACATCAAGACTTTTATCAGTCAGCATTATGCTACTTCAAAGATGGTGATTGCTATCGCTGGTGATTATGATGAAAAAAAGCTTTTGAAGTTGGCTAATAAGTTGTTTGGTCAGGTTAAAGTCCATGAATGGGATCATGTTCGCGAGGACGTATCTTTTGTTGGTGGAACGCAGGTCGAACTACAACGCCCAATTAATCAAGTTCATTGTGTTTTAGGGAGCACAGCTTACAGCATATATGATGATCGGAAGACAGGCTTACTATTGCTCAATAGTCTTTTAGGAGGCTTTGGGATGGCTTCTATTTTGAATCTAAATATCCGAGAGAAATATGGAATAGCGTATACCATTGAATCAAATTATAGTTTGTATAGCGATACAGGACTCTTTAGTATTTATTTCGGAACAGATGAAGAGAAGGCAGAAAAGGCCCTGAAACTTGTTCATAAGGAGCTAAACAAGCTGAAAGATCAGCCTTTAAGTGAGAGTTTTTTGTTGCGTGCAAAAACTAAATTCAAGGGACAGATTGCTTTAGCGGAAGAGAATAGGATGAGTATGATCATTGCTGAAGCTAAAAACTTGTTAGATTATGATCGTGTGATTTCGCTACAAGAGGTCTTCGATAAGATTGATGCGGTTACTGTTGCGGATATCCATGGTATTTCTAACGATCTCTTCGCTGACGACAAATTATCGTCCCTGACTTTTCTCCCGGAAGATTAA
- a CDS encoding translation initiation factor produces the protein MSKQKKQRFEGIVYSTSDEFSYVESDDSVDIDTLPKGKQKLKVGLDRKARKGKVVTLITGFIGTQGDLDDLAKVLKQKCGVGGSSKDGEILIQGEFKDKIIQYLQSEGYQVKGFGG, from the coding sequence ATGAGTAAGCAGAAGAAGCAACGATTTGAAGGAATTGTGTATTCGACTTCGGACGAATTTTCATACGTGGAGTCTGACGATAGTGTCGATATTGATACTTTACCAAAAGGTAAGCAAAAACTGAAAGTTGGGTTAGATCGGAAAGCTAGAAAAGGGAAAGTAGTTACTTTAATTACCGGTTTTATCGGAACACAAGGTGATTTGGACGATTTAGCTAAGGTTTTAAAGCAGAAATGTGGTGTTGGCGGTAGTTCTAAGGATGGTGAAATCTTGATACAAGGGGAATTTAAAGACAAAATAATCCAATATCTACAGAGTGAAGGTTACCAAGTGAAAGGATTTGGAGGATAG
- a CDS encoding diacylglycerol/lipid kinase family protein gives MTKKRILFVVNPVSGGKKKTAFNKQVLEVLDLSRFEPTFKTTNHVNHAFELAQQAIDEKYDAVIAVGGDGTINEIGSALAGTDTPLGIIPEGSGNGLALYLGIPMNESAALRRINRFDSVAVDCAKVGDERFFNIAGMGFDASVSDKFANETFRGPVGYLRTVINVLSNYKPKKYRFTIDGKSYEREAFMISVANSPQYGNNAYIAPNASITDGLLDVCIVHKFPLYTLPMMIFHLFNKTADQSEYVEIIPGKHIIIEQEGKDPVHLDGEPKDLGQRIEIEVMEKALNIIC, from the coding sequence ATGACAAAAAAACGCATTCTGTTTGTAGTGAACCCAGTATCAGGAGGTAAGAAGAAAACAGCGTTCAATAAACAGGTGTTGGAGGTTCTTGATTTGAGTCGTTTCGAACCAACTTTTAAAACTACCAATCATGTGAATCACGCCTTTGAACTGGCGCAGCAAGCAATCGATGAAAAATATGATGCGGTGATTGCCGTTGGTGGTGATGGAACAATCAATGAAATTGGATCTGCATTAGCAGGGACGGATACTCCTTTAGGTATTATACCAGAAGGTTCCGGTAACGGATTAGCACTCTATCTAGGTATACCGATGAATGAATCGGCAGCCTTGCGTCGAATAAATCGCTTTGATTCCGTTGCGGTTGATTGCGCGAAAGTTGGGGACGAGCGTTTCTTTAATATTGCGGGTATGGGGTTCGATGCGTCGGTAAGTGATAAATTCGCTAACGAAACGTTCCGCGGGCCGGTAGGCTACCTTAGAACAGTTATCAACGTTCTCAGTAACTATAAGCCGAAGAAATATCGGTTTACAATTGATGGCAAAAGCTATGAGCGCGAAGCGTTTATGATTTCTGTGGCCAATTCACCACAGTATGGAAATAACGCCTATATCGCTCCTAACGCTTCTATTACGGATGGATTATTGGACGTTTGTATCGTTCATAAGTTTCCACTCTACACGCTTCCGATGATGATTTTTCATCTTTTTAACAAAACGGCTGATCAGTCTGAATACGTTGAAATTATACCTGGCAAGCATATAATTATTGAGCAAGAAGGGAAAGATCCGGTGCATTTGGATGGTGAACCCAAAGATTTAGGTCAGCGAATTGAAATAGAAGTGATGGAAAAAGCGTTAAATATAATATGTTAA
- a CDS encoding FAD-dependent oxidoreductase has protein sequence MNTKDYKYPKEQIIIVGAGIAGLSLAIQLTENNIPCLVLEARDHFSGATSGVRISANGVKVLEKMGIHHIGEPTEKLIMYFGNNKISFNVNKKPNESAAIIVTRLAIFEKLRQRVEEMDIQILYDFTLDHVIEHETGVIAISSNGKHIEGKYLVGADGVGSKVRSLLNPDSKSNKRYAGYLGIGLIYPSDQKIEMSLFNNVNGNIGLGSIGRIHPNDNYTNNFL, from the coding sequence ATGAATACAAAGGACTATAAATACCCAAAAGAGCAAATAATCATTGTCGGTGCCGGGATCGCTGGTTTAAGTTTAGCAATACAGCTCACCGAAAACAACATCCCCTGTCTTGTACTCGAAGCTAGAGATCATTTTTCTGGAGCTACAAGTGGGGTAAGAATATCCGCAAATGGTGTAAAGGTGCTAGAAAAAATGGGAATCCATCATATTGGAGAACCTACTGAAAAACTAATCATGTATTTCGGAAACAATAAAATTTCATTCAACGTAAATAAGAAACCGAACGAAAGTGCTGCAATTATCGTCACTCGACTGGCCATTTTCGAAAAACTTCGACAAAGGGTTGAGGAAATGGATATACAAATCCTGTATGACTTTACACTAGATCATGTTATAGAACATGAAACCGGCGTAATAGCGATATCCAGCAACGGAAAACATATTGAAGGAAAATACCTTGTGGGTGCTGACGGAGTCGGTTCGAAGGTCAGAAGCCTGTTAAACCCCGATAGTAAATCAAATAAGCGATACGCTGGATATTTAGGTATTGGACTTATTTATCCAAGCGATCAGAAAATAGAGATGTCGCTATTTAATAATGTAAATGGGAATATTGGCTTGGGTTCCATCGGCAGAATACACCCGAACGATAACTATACAAACAACTTTCTTTGA
- a CDS encoding outer membrane beta-barrel protein encodes MDKIVKALLCICLFVIGVTAQAQTKRVVQGMLLDTESRPISGASVKLIADGDSMGTSSSQAGFFTFEQVKAQKFKIRVSSLGFDASEKEVDFPEGQTEVRVPTFVLKVNANMIEEVVVKGVLTVQVKGDTVEYSTKDLKLREGSVAEDALKKLQGVEVDKDGNVTAQGETVTKVRINGKDFFGGDVKTATQNLPANIIEKIQVVDDYGDMANVTGNKSGDSEKIINIQIDPKYNRGFMTTLRGGYGTEDRYQATGMWMGMTDKTQVSVLGNLNNINAPLFDFNTMGGGARRRMGGGGRPGGGGMFGGSSGLTNAGSIGLNVRHDFSDKLKVYGSYSYGRDDNDLLTNSLTQYYVEGGIQRQESDSTANNILSSHRFEGNLEWNITDKDYVKITPQFGFNGTKANSSSFGKFFDENNILDNSDTRGEGSNSDAPRFGISGLYNRKLNDKGRNLFMNFNYDNSSTQKDYEGILERLLSDPNAQGSTLGEIYERTIQELNNKSWNAGASLSYLEPVSKHGKIEIAYDFNKNNYDNKQYQDAYDADGGLLPNTAERLLNYHYDQDYSFTTHRLGASYAFENDKVKYSVGAAVQPSKMFGDASSDDESAVIDRTNLNWMPIARFEYKFSRQKNISVNYSGQSTEPSLNQVLPFAVGNSSTNITFGNPALNPEFRHRVMMRYRAGDFQKGNTFFAMFNGNLTTDRIVTYVKRERVENVGMVSQTQYLNESDPVYNLNSFYHYGKSLKEKTYNIMLMGGISYNKNISYISQDLDATEGAKNIANNWVFNQGLMFRYNPSENLEINPGVRYSFNHTKNSIGTNNNNVSTWTPTIIGSVNITPTTIFGADVSKSFNSGYGPLTSANPFIINTYIEQKMLKGQRGTIRLQAFDLLNEQTNLSRLAQESMILDRQTNRLGRYFMLTFTFKLQKFSGIAPVEESPFPGGMRRPRM; translated from the coding sequence ATGGATAAAATTGTAAAGGCTCTTTTATGTATTTGTTTGTTCGTCATAGGTGTTACGGCACAGGCGCAGACAAAAAGAGTCGTACAGGGAATGTTACTTGATACAGAGTCAAGACCAATTTCCGGTGCTTCAGTGAAGCTTATTGCTGATGGTGATTCAATGGGAACAAGCTCGTCTCAAGCTGGTTTTTTCACTTTCGAACAGGTGAAAGCTCAAAAGTTTAAGATTCGTGTGAGCAGCCTTGGGTTTGATGCTTCTGAGAAAGAGGTAGATTTTCCTGAAGGACAAACAGAAGTTCGGGTACCTACCTTCGTGTTGAAAGTCAATGCGAACATGATCGAAGAGGTTGTTGTAAAAGGTGTGTTAACGGTGCAAGTGAAAGGTGATACGGTAGAATATTCGACGAAAGATTTGAAACTTCGTGAAGGGTCGGTTGCAGAGGATGCATTAAAGAAATTACAAGGGGTTGAAGTTGATAAAGATGGTAACGTAACTGCACAAGGAGAAACGGTGACAAAGGTTCGTATCAACGGGAAGGATTTCTTTGGGGGAGATGTGAAAACAGCTACACAAAACCTGCCGGCTAATATCATTGAAAAAATTCAGGTGGTTGATGATTACGGTGATATGGCGAATGTTACGGGGAATAAGTCTGGCGATTCTGAAAAGATTATTAATATTCAAATCGATCCAAAATACAATAGAGGTTTTATGACCACCTTACGTGGTGGCTATGGTACCGAGGATCGCTATCAGGCGACTGGTATGTGGATGGGTATGACCGACAAAACTCAAGTCTCTGTATTAGGGAACTTAAATAACATCAATGCGCCGTTGTTTGATTTTAACACGATGGGAGGAGGAGCCCGTCGTCGTATGGGAGGTGGAGGACGTCCAGGTGGTGGCGGTATGTTTGGTGGATCTTCTGGTCTTACCAATGCGGGATCAATTGGTTTAAACGTACGACATGATTTCTCGGACAAATTAAAGGTTTATGGTAGTTATTCCTATGGGCGTGATGACAATGATTTGTTAACGAACAGTTTAACGCAATACTATGTCGAAGGAGGAATTCAACGCCAAGAGTCTGACTCTACAGCGAACAATATTTTGTCGAGCCACCGATTCGAAGGAAACTTAGAGTGGAATATAACCGATAAGGATTATGTGAAGATAACTCCGCAATTCGGATTTAACGGAACAAAGGCTAATTCGTCTTCGTTTGGGAAATTCTTTGACGAAAATAATATATTAGATAACTCTGATACACGAGGTGAAGGTTCTAATTCAGATGCTCCACGTTTTGGAATTAGCGGTTTATACAATCGTAAATTGAATGATAAAGGGCGTAATTTATTTATGAACTTTAATTATGATAACTCATCAACTCAAAAAGATTATGAGGGTATTTTAGAACGTTTGCTAAGTGATCCGAACGCACAAGGTTCAACCTTGGGTGAAATTTACGAGCGCACGATACAAGAATTAAATAATAAGAGTTGGAATGCGGGGGCTAGTCTTTCTTACTTAGAGCCAGTGTCTAAACACGGTAAAATTGAGATTGCTTACGATTTTAATAAAAACAACTATGATAACAAGCAATATCAGGATGCATATGATGCAGACGGGGGGCTATTGCCAAATACTGCTGAGCGCTTGTTAAATTATCATTACGATCAGGATTATTCCTTCACGACTCACCGACTTGGCGCAAGTTATGCATTCGAAAATGATAAGGTAAAATATTCTGTTGGAGCTGCGGTACAACCTTCGAAAATGTTCGGGGACGCATCTAGTGATGATGAAAGTGCAGTTATTGACAGAACAAATCTAAATTGGATGCCGATTGCGCGATTTGAATATAAATTCTCTCGTCAAAAGAATATTAGTGTTAACTATTCAGGACAATCTACCGAACCGTCACTAAATCAAGTGCTTCCGTTTGCTGTGGGTAATAGCTCAACAAATATTACGTTTGGTAATCCTGCGCTAAACCCTGAGTTTAGACATCGCGTGATGATGCGATACCGCGCTGGGGATTTCCAAAAGGGGAATACATTTTTCGCGATGTTTAATGGTAATTTAACAACAGACCGTATCGTCACTTATGTTAAGCGAGAACGCGTCGAGAATGTCGGTATGGTATCTCAAACTCAATATTTGAATGAGTCCGATCCCGTTTATAACTTGAATTCATTTTATCATTACGGAAAGTCATTAAAGGAAAAAACATACAATATCATGTTGATGGGGGGAATCTCCTATAATAAAAACATCTCCTATATTTCACAGGATTTGGATGCAACAGAAGGAGCAAAGAATATTGCAAATAATTGGGTGTTCAATCAAGGTTTGATGTTTCGATATAACCCTTCAGAAAATTTAGAAATTAATCCTGGAGTACGTTACTCGTTCAATCATACAAAAAATAGCATAGGGACAAACAATAATAATGTTTCGACCTGGACACCAACAATTATTGGTTCCGTAAATATAACGCCGACAACAATTTTCGGTGCTGATGTTTCCAAGTCTTTCAATTCAGGTTACGGCCCTTTGACTAGTGCGAATCCATTCATTATCAACACTTATATTGAGCAAAAGATGTTGAAAGGTCAGCGCGGAACGATCCGTCTGCAAGCTTTTGACTTGTTGAATGAGCAAACAAATCTTTCTAGATTAGCGCAAGAGAGTATGATCCTTGACAGACAGACAAATCGTCTTGGTCGCTACTTTATGCTGACGTTTACGTTTAAACTGCAGAAATTCTCTGGAATTGCTCCCGTTGAGGAAAGTCCTTTCCCTGGCGGAATGCGTAGACCGAGAATGTAA
- a CDS encoding helix-turn-helix transcriptional regulator, giving the protein MKIDYRLVTPPKFLDDFVESFWMLSNLTDEKQDIIVLPDGRVDLFLTVADHEPFRIVLLGLDTKPIARVILPGKLIYAISFKPIAISYLFKQKIASIKNTALVLPNDFWGFQEADLNDFDQFCVKAIDMLDHLMPKIYDDERIKLFNLIYEQRGEIKVKEVARTLQWNERSMHRFFNKNYGISLKQYATIVRFKSAFKQLKEGFLYPKGDFTDQSHFIKEIKKNAGVTPKELYVNEGDKFIQITIENFEAAKTL; this is encoded by the coding sequence ATGAAGATCGATTATCGTTTAGTAACACCTCCAAAATTTCTTGACGATTTTGTCGAGAGCTTTTGGATGTTAAGTAATTTGACCGATGAAAAGCAAGACATCATCGTTTTACCCGATGGTCGCGTTGATCTATTTCTAACGGTAGCCGATCACGAACCCTTTAGAATTGTGCTATTGGGACTTGACACAAAGCCGATTGCAAGAGTAATATTACCCGGAAAATTAATTTACGCGATTAGTTTTAAACCGATTGCAATATCCTATCTTTTCAAACAAAAAATAGCTTCGATAAAAAACACAGCACTTGTTTTACCAAACGATTTTTGGGGATTTCAAGAAGCAGACTTAAACGACTTTGATCAATTTTGTGTTAAAGCAATCGATATGCTAGACCATCTAATGCCCAAAATATATGATGATGAAAGAATAAAGCTCTTTAACCTGATTTATGAGCAGCGTGGTGAAATCAAAGTGAAAGAAGTTGCTAGAACTCTTCAATGGAATGAGCGTAGTATGCATAGATTCTTTAACAAGAATTATGGTATATCCCTAAAGCAATATGCCACAATCGTCAGGTTCAAATCTGCATTCAAACAGTTAAAAGAAGGCTTCCTTTATCCCAAGGGAGATTTCACTGATCAGTCTCACTTTATTAAGGAAATCAAGAAGAACGCAGGTGTTACCCCCAAAGAGCTCTACGTAAATGAAGGTGATAAATTTATTCAAATTACGATTGAAAATTTTGAAGCCGCAAAGACTTTATAG
- the metK gene encoding methionine adenosyltransferase, protein MAYLFTSESVSEGHPDKIADQISDALIDNFLAWDEDSRVAIETLVTTGQVVLAGEVKSKIYLDVQKITRQVIEKIGYTKSEYMFEANSCGVLSAIHEQSADINQGVDRISKQEQGAGDQGIMFGYANNETDNYMPLALDISHRLLYELAALRRENKDILYLRPDAKSQVTLEYDDNHQPVRIDTIVISTQHDDFASEAEMQAKIKSDIINILIPRVKAQLKPALQALFNDEIKYHINPTGKFVIGGPHGDTGLTGRKIIVDTYGGKGAHGGGAFSGKDPSKVDRSAAYATRHIAKNLVAAGVADEILVQISYAIGVKDPMGIYVNTYGTSKVGKTDGEIAAVIAQLFDMTPYGIETRLGLRNPIYSETAAYGHMGRTPKTVSKTFENSNGDSKTIEVELFTWEKLDYVDQVKAAFGI, encoded by the coding sequence ATGGCTTATTTATTTACTTCCGAATCTGTATCTGAGGGACATCCAGATAAAATCGCAGACCAAATTTCGGACGCTTTAATTGACAACTTCTTAGCATGGGACGAAGATTCTCGTGTAGCAATTGAAACCCTAGTTACTACTGGACAAGTAGTACTTGCCGGTGAGGTAAAATCAAAAATTTACTTAGATGTACAAAAGATTACCAGGCAGGTAATCGAGAAAATCGGTTATACCAAATCTGAGTATATGTTTGAGGCTAATTCCTGTGGTGTATTATCCGCGATTCATGAGCAATCAGCAGATATTAACCAAGGGGTAGACCGCATCAGCAAACAAGAGCAAGGTGCAGGTGACCAAGGGATTATGTTTGGTTATGCCAATAACGAAACGGATAACTACATGCCTTTGGCATTAGATATTTCGCATCGCCTACTGTATGAGCTTGCCGCATTACGTCGTGAAAACAAGGACATCCTTTATTTACGTCCAGATGCAAAATCGCAAGTGACATTGGAATATGATGATAATCATCAACCTGTCCGTATCGATACCATCGTTATTTCTACACAACACGACGACTTCGCCTCTGAAGCGGAAATGCAAGCGAAAATTAAATCAGATATTATTAACATCTTAATTCCACGAGTTAAAGCACAATTGAAGCCTGCTCTTCAAGCTTTATTCAACGATGAAATTAAGTATCATATTAATCCAACTGGAAAATTCGTTATCGGTGGACCACACGGAGATACAGGATTGACTGGAAGAAAGATTATTGTCGATACCTATGGCGGTAAAGGTGCCCACGGTGGTGGCGCATTCTCTGGAAAAGATCCATCAAAAGTTGACCGCTCTGCAGCTTATGCTACGCGTCATATCGCGAAGAACTTAGTTGCTGCAGGTGTTGCGGACGAGATCTTAGTACAAATTTCATATGCGATCGGTGTCAAAGACCCTATGGGGATTTATGTGAACACATACGGGACTTCTAAAGTTGGAAAAACAGATGGAGAAATCGCTGCAGTGATTGCTCAACTGTTTGATATGACTCCTTATGGCATCGAAACGAGATTAGGATTGCGAAACCCAATCTATTCGGAGACTGCAGCCTACGGTCACATGGGAAGAACTCCTAAGACGGTAAGTAAAACATTTGAAAACTCAAATGGTGATTCAAAGACTATCGAAGTCGAATTATTCACTTGGGAAAAACTAGATTACGTAGACCAAGTAAAAGCTGCTTTTGGAATCTAA
- a CDS encoding nuclear transport factor 2 family protein produces the protein MQKLSLEERIQKLEDREAILNLTFQYALNINLGADRSHINTKTLRNIFTKNAIWECQAMNIREEGIDNIISSIISETKSVLFSMHSYSNPVITISRVNAHAHFLFWVTSKIKTNSINQVFMSQDLQYVKTKNGWRICNVQLYYGDHIKSVSEQ, from the coding sequence ATGCAAAAATTGAGTCTAGAAGAACGTATCCAAAAACTTGAAGACAGAGAGGCCATCTTGAATTTAACCTTTCAATATGCGTTAAACATTAATTTGGGAGCAGATCGTAGCCATATAAACACGAAAACTTTAAGGAATATCTTCACCAAAAATGCAATTTGGGAATGTCAAGCGATGAATATCCGTGAAGAGGGAATCGACAATATCATCAGTAGTATTATTTCAGAAACAAAATCTGTTTTATTTTCGATGCATAGCTACTCCAATCCAGTTATAACGATCAGCCGAGTAAACGCACATGCCCATTTCTTGTTTTGGGTGACAAGCAAGATAAAAACAAACAGTATCAATCAAGTTTTCATGAGCCAGGATCTTCAGTACGTAAAAACCAAAAATGGGTGGAGAATTTGCAATGTGCAACTATACTATGGAGACCATATAAAAAGTGTGTCTGAACAATAG